GCGGCGGCAACGCCTACTACGGCACAGCCGATGCGACCCCTTTGTTCGTCATGCTGCTGGCCGAACTGCACCGGTGGGGCGTGGACCGGGCGGAGATCGAGTCGTTGCTGCCGCACGCCGACCGGGCGCTGGACTGGATCGAGCGCTACGGGGACGCCGACGGCGACGGGTTCGTCGAATACCAGCGCGCCAGCGATCAGGGCTTGGTCAACCAGGGATGGAAGGACTCCTGGGACGGCATCACCTACGCCGACGGACGGCTCGCGCAACCTCCGATCGCGCTCGCCGAGGTGCAGGGCTACGTCTACGCCGCCTACCTCGCCCGCGCCCACCTCGCCGGCGACACCGCCGTCGCCCGGCACTGGCGGGGCAAGGCCGACGCGCTCAAACGTGCCTTCAACGACCAGTTCTGGCTTCCCGACCGCGGCTGGTTCGCCCTCGGGCTCGACGCCGCCAAACACCCGGTCGACTCGCTCACCTCCAACATCGGGCACTGCCTGTGGACCGGGATCATCGACGAGGACAAAGCGCCCGCCGTGGCCGAGCACCTGCTCTCGCCGCAGATGTTCAGCGGCTGGGGCATTCGCACGCTGGCGACCTCGATGGGCGCCTACAATCCGCTCAGCTACCACAACGGATCCGTGTGGCCGCACGACAATGCCCTGTGCGCCGCCGGGCTGATGCGCTACGGGTTCGTCGAGCACGCCCAGCGGGTCGTCACGGCCATCGTGGACGCGGCCGCGCATTTCGACCACCGGTTGCCCGAGCTGTTCTGCGGTTTCGCGCGTGCGGAGTTTCCCGCGCCGATCCCGTTTCCCACCTCGTGCTCGCCGCAGGCATGGGCCGCCGCGGCCCCGCTGTCCCTGCTGCGCACCGTATTGCGGTTCGAACCGCACCTTCCCGGCCACTGCCTGGGGTTCGCGCCCGCGCTGCCGGAGCGCTATCTGCCGCTGCGCATCAGCGGTCTCGCCATGGGCGAGCGCCTGATCACCATCGACGTCACGGCCGACGAGGCACGCATCGACGGCCTCGACGATTTCGACCTGCCTCATCCGCCGCATCGAGAGGCGTGATCCAGTGAGCGCGCACCATCCGACCATTTTTCTCGGCGGCGACGTGATGACCGGCCGCGGCATCGACCAGATCCTGCCGCATCGAGGCGATCCGGCACTGCGCGAACGGGCGGTGACCGACGCCCGCACCTATGTGACTCTCGCCGAGCGGGCCAGCGGCCCGATCGCGCGACCCGTCGAGTTTGCCTGGCCGTGGGGGGACGCGCTGGCGGTGCTCGACGAGTACGCGCCTGACGTGCGGTTGATCAATCTCGAGACTTCGATCACCGGCGACGGCCAGTTCGCGCCCGGCAAAGCCGTGCACTACCGCATGCACCCGGACAACCTCGCCTGCCTGGCCGTGGCCAGACCGGATGTGTGCGTGCTGGCCAACAACCACGTCCTGGACTTCGGCGCCCGGGGACTCGCCGACACTCTGGACACGCTGGCGAAGGCCCGGATCTCCGCGGTGGGTGCGGGTCCGGACGCCCGCCGGGCGCACTGTCCGGTGTCGGTGGGCGCGCCGGGCGAGCGCCGGGTGGTGATCGCCGCGGGCGGGATGGAGTCGAGCGGAATACCGCGAGACTGGGCCGCAACGGAGCAGCGTCCAGGCGTGGCCTTCGTTCCCGATCTGTCGGATCGCAGCGCCGAGGCGCTGGCGGAGCGGGCCGTCGCGCTGAAACGACCGGGCGATCTGGCAATCGTGTCCCTGCATTGGGGCTCCAACTGGGGCTACTCCATCGCGTCGGCAGAGGTCCGGTTCGCGCACCGGCTGATCGACGCCGGCGCCGATCTCGTGTACGGGCACTCCTCACACCATCCACGGCCGATCGAGGTGTATCGCGGGAAACTGATCCTCTACGGCTGCGGGGACCTGATCAACGACTATGAAGGCATCACCGGCTTCGAGGCATACCGGGACGAGTTGCGGTTGCTGTACTTCGCCACGCTCGATCCCGGCAGCGGCACACTCGTCTCCTTGCGCCTCGTGCCCTTGGCAGCGAAGCAAATGCGGCTTCGCTACGCGTCGTCCAGCGACGTGGACTGGCTGCGCTCGACGCTCGAACGCGTCAGTGTGCGGTTCGGGACCACAGTTCAGCGAGATGCTGGCGGCGCGCTCACCGTGTCTGCGGCTTGACTCCTGGCAGGTGGCGGACCGCGGCGGCCGGAACAGGACGCCGTCGGCCTGGCCGGGCCGGCTTGCTCAGGATCTTCCCGGTTCGCACCGGCTCTCGCGTTCGCTGGCCAGCGGGACCAGCATGACGGGAACTGTCGATTCCCGCACCGTGCTGCGCACGGTGCGGGCCCGGCCCTCGTCCAGACGCTGTGACCAGCCGAGTGCGATGAGGTCGACCTGCTCGTCGGCGGCCACCCGCGCCACGTGTTCGCCGGGAGTGCCGTTCCGGAGTTCGATACGTGCGTCGACGGGTGCGCAGAATCTGGCGCGAAATTCGGTTTCCCAGCTGCGGCGCGCGTGCGCGGCCTGGTCCCAGAACGCGGGCACCGTAGTTTTGTCGAACACGTGGAGCACGATGACTTCGAGTCCGGCGCCGGCGAACAAGCGCATGGTGTCCGCGACGGCCGCCGCGGATTCCTCGGTGCCGTCGAGGGGAACAAGCACTCGCGACAGCGGCGCGGCAGGGCCGGGGGAGAACGCCGGCGGTACGACGACGACCGGTTTGGCCGCACCCGCGGCGACGCGCCAGGCCTGGCTCCCGGCACTCGCGTCGCGGCCGACGACACCGAGCACGATGTCCGGGCGGGCCAGCTCGGCAAGCACCGCCACCACCGGCTCCGCTCCGAAATAGTCTATTGTGGACACTGAGCTGTGCAGGAGGTCAGCGATGGCTCCGGCGACTTCGGCCACCGGTACCGCTGGTTCCTGGTGCTGCACCGCCAGCACGGTCCGCATGCTCGGTTCTCCTTCCGGTGCTCGCTCAGGGCCGGGCCAGCCGCGTGTGCCCGGCCGGCAGGAGGTGTTCCCGCCCGTTCAGGCTCACTCGCAGCAGGCCGTCGGTGTGGATCCGGACGTCGTCCGGTGTGATGTCGAGCCGGATGTGCCTTCCGAGGCAGCGGAACCGCACCCCGAGCCGAGGCCACGAGCTTGGCAGGTTCGGGGCGAGGCGCAGCGTCGCGCCGCGGACCTGCACGCCCGCGATTCCGGACAGCAGGGCCTGCCAGGCCCCGCCCATGGTGGCCAGATGCAAGCCTGCGGAGGTAGTTCCGGTCAGGTCGTCGAGGTCGAGGCGCAGTGCGGTGCGCAGCAGCGGCAGGGCCTCGTCCGGCTGGCCCGCTCTGGCCAGCAAGCCGGCCATGATCGCGGGGGACAGTGAGGAACCGTGTGCGGTGCGCGGGCCGTAGAAAGCCAGGTTGGGCCGCAGCGAGCCGGGTGCGACCTGCTCGGGCACCATGTGGTGGAGCATCAGCACGTCCGGTTGCTTGATGATCTGCGAGGCGGCGACGTACTGCTGGCCGAACAGCACGTCGGCGGCCACCGGCGGGCTCGCCACGTCGGCGATGAGGGTCGGCTTCAGCGCGAAGTACCCGGCGAACTGTTCGTATACGCCGGTCTCGGCCTGGTACCCGTCCACGAGTGCGTCCGCGAGGGCGAACCAGCCTGGCGCCTCCCGGCCGGCTCCGGCGTCCAGGCCGGGCACCAGGCGGGCCGCGGCGTGCAGGTTCCACCGGGCAAGCACGTTGGTGAACGCGTTGTCGGACACCGATTCGTGGTACTCGTCGGGCCCGGTGACGGTGTCGATGTGTGCCGTCCCGGCGGTGTCGACGCGGCATCGCGAGGCCCAGTAGCGGGCGGATTCGGCCAGCAGCGGCAGCAACCGGGCGCGAGCGAACCGGCGATCGCCGGTCCATTCCGCGCAATGCCATGCCGCCCACGCGACGTCGGCGGTGATGTGTTCTTCCAGCCGCCCGGTGGTGATCTCCACGGGTCTGCCGCCGAGGTGACCGGAGCGCGGCGTGACGTCGGTGCCGTCGGCGGCCGATTCCCACGGGAAGCGGGCGCCGCGCCTGCCAGCCGCGCGTGCCGCGAGGCGTGCGGCAGGCAGGCGGTGCGCGCGGTAGGCCACCATCGCCTTGGCCAGTCGCGGATCCATGCTCGCCACCGCCGGCAGCACGAACACGTCGGCGTCCCAGAACACGTGCCCGGCATAGCCCGCGCCGGACACGCCGCGCGCACCCACCGCGGCCTCGCGGCGGCCTCCGACGTTGCACCACAGCTGAAACAGCGCGAACCGGGCCGCCAGCTCCAGTTCCGGATCGCCGGGGATCTCGACGTTCACGCTCGCCCATCGGTGCGCCCACGCGGCCCGATGCTCAGCGAGCAGCCGGTCGAAGCCGAGGTCCTCGACGGCGGCGAGCGTCCCTGCCGCCTTCCCCGGTGGCGGGGCGTGCTTTCCGGAGACGATGGCGACCAGCCGTTCCACGGTGCGCACGTCCCCGTCGCGGCGCTGCCGCTGGGCCGCGACCGCGGTGACGCCGGACTCGCCGGACACCTGTACCCACCGGTAGCGCCCCTGCTCGCCCTCGGCCGTCCGCGCGCCGGGAGGCGGTCGCAAGGGTGTTCCCGCCCGCACCCGCCCAATGCCCCCTTCGGCCCGCAGGGCGACCACTCCCGAACGCGTGACACTGGCGAACCGCAGGGTCCGCACCGGATGGTCCGCATCGGACTCTTCACGCACCAGTACACCCGCGTGAAGGTCGAGCACGTGGCGGTCGGCCGTGACGGACGGCGTGATCTGCAAACCCGTCCAGTCCGGTGCCGGCAGCAGGTGCTCGTCCGCGGCACCGCGGACGTACACGCCGGAGACCAGTGTCAAGGGCACTGAGCCCGCCGTTGGCTCTTCCACCGCGCCACGGGTCGCGCATCGACCTGAGCCCACCGTGAACAACGCCTCGACCACCCGATGGCGCAGGGGATCCAGGCCGGTCTCGACCAGCGTCCACGCCGGATCGTCGTACCGCACGGGGACCCGGCCGCGCCGGCGGCGGCGCAGCTCCTCGTCCAGGACACGGCACAGCTCAGCCCCGTCGTCGCGGACCCCGTCGAGCGTCAGCGCCTGCCCGGCGCCGATGCCGTGCGCTGCCAGCTGCGGCTGCGTTGCCACGACAGCGACTCCCAGCCTGCGCAGCGCGGCGATCCGCCGCCGTACTGGTGCCGGGCAGTGCCTGTCCGGTCCCAGCACGACGGCGTCGAACACCCGCCCTCGGCCGTTCACCAGGCCACTCTCGACGCCTCCATGGCCCGCGAGCTAGCGACCAAAGTCCTCGAAACAGCGACGGTCGCCTCTGCGAACGCGGGTGATCCCATCG
This sequence is a window from Amycolatopsis benzoatilytica AK 16/65. Protein-coding genes within it:
- a CDS encoding glycogen debranching N-terminal domain-containing protein, yielding MTSPWASTGGPVDRGQPDRAVTVIEGSTFAITDHAGRISPGYAHGVFVRDTRVLSRWELRIDGAMPEPLTTQSSEPYGATFLSRVAPAPGQADSTLLVSQSLYVGDGMRADIAVRNYGRSTAACTISVVAAADFADLFEVKEGRANPAGDVVTSTDRSTLTFARQRSSRAQAVRIVPQRGAAVNGSTITWRVSVPPRGRWQTCLEVHVVDGESTLRLRHPCGVPLEHTLPARSLREWRDRGPELTTADADLAEVLRRSVEDLGSLRIVDPEHPDRAVVAAGAPWFMALFGRDSLLTSWMLLPLDHRLALGTLQTLAAHQGTAVNPATEEQPGRILHEMRFGPTAALALGGGNAYYGTADATPLFVMLLAELHRWGVDRAEIESLLPHADRALDWIERYGDADGDGFVEYQRASDQGLVNQGWKDSWDGITYADGRLAQPPIALAEVQGYVYAAYLARAHLAGDTAVARHWRGKADALKRAFNDQFWLPDRGWFALGLDAAKHPVDSLTSNIGHCLWTGIIDEDKAPAVAEHLLSPQMFSGWGIRTLATSMGAYNPLSYHNGSVWPHDNALCAAGLMRYGFVEHAQRVVTAIVDAAAHFDHRLPELFCGFARAEFPAPIPFPTSCSPQAWAAAAPLSLLRTVLRFEPHLPGHCLGFAPALPERYLPLRISGLAMGERLITIDVTADEARIDGLDDFDLPHPPHREA
- a CDS encoding CapA family protein codes for the protein MSAHHPTIFLGGDVMTGRGIDQILPHRGDPALRERAVTDARTYVTLAERASGPIARPVEFAWPWGDALAVLDEYAPDVRLINLETSITGDGQFAPGKAVHYRMHPDNLACLAVARPDVCVLANNHVLDFGARGLADTLDTLAKARISAVGAGPDARRAHCPVSVGAPGERRVVIAAGGMESSGIPRDWAATEQRPGVAFVPDLSDRSAEALAERAVALKRPGDLAIVSLHWGSNWGYSIASAEVRFAHRLIDAGADLVYGHSSHHPRPIEVYRGKLILYGCGDLINDYEGITGFEAYRDELRLLYFATLDPGSGTLVSLRLVPLAAKQMRLRYASSSDVDWLRSTLERVSVRFGTTVQRDAGGALTVSAA
- a CDS encoding universal stress protein — encoded protein: MRTVLAVQHQEPAVPVAEVAGAIADLLHSSVSTIDYFGAEPVVAVLAELARPDIVLGVVGRDASAGSQAWRVAAGAAKPVVVVPPAFSPGPAAPLSRVLVPLDGTEESAAAVADTMRLFAGAGLEVIVLHVFDKTTVPAFWDQAAHARRSWETEFRARFCAPVDARIELRNGTPGEHVARVAADEQVDLIALGWSQRLDEGRARTVRSTVRESTVPVMLVPLASERESRCEPGRS
- a CDS encoding glycosyl hydrolase family 65 protein yields the protein MNGRGRVFDAVVLGPDRHCPAPVRRRIAALRRLGVAVVATQPQLAAHGIGAGQALTLDGVRDDGAELCRVLDEELRRRRRGRVPVRYDDPAWTLVETGLDPLRHRVVEALFTVGSGRCATRGAVEEPTAGSVPLTLVSGVYVRGAADEHLLPAPDWTGLQITPSVTADRHVLDLHAGVLVREESDADHPVRTLRFASVTRSGVVALRAEGGIGRVRAGTPLRPPPGARTAEGEQGRYRWVQVSGESGVTAVAAQRQRRDGDVRTVERLVAIVSGKHAPPPGKAAGTLAAVEDLGFDRLLAEHRAAWAHRWASVNVEIPGDPELELAARFALFQLWCNVGGRREAAVGARGVSGAGYAGHVFWDADVFVLPAVASMDPRLAKAMVAYRAHRLPAARLAARAAGRRGARFPWESAADGTDVTPRSGHLGGRPVEITTGRLEEHITADVAWAAWHCAEWTGDRRFARARLLPLLAESARYWASRCRVDTAGTAHIDTVTGPDEYHESVSDNAFTNVLARWNLHAAARLVPGLDAGAGREAPGWFALADALVDGYQAETGVYEQFAGYFALKPTLIADVASPPVAADVLFGQQYVAASQIIKQPDVLMLHHMVPEQVAPGSLRPNLAFYGPRTAHGSSLSPAIMAGLLARAGQPDEALPLLRTALRLDLDDLTGTTSAGLHLATMGGAWQALLSGIAGVQVRGATLRLAPNLPSSWPRLGVRFRCLGRHIRLDITPDDVRIHTDGLLRVSLNGREHLLPAGHTRLARP